Proteins encoded in a region of the Aliivibrio fischeri ATCC 7744 = JCM 18803 = DSM 507 genome:
- a CDS encoding glycerophosphodiester phosphodiesterase family protein, translating into MKTLIAHRGMSSLAPENTLSAFSLCKDHGVQWFECDVDILQDGTVIISHDDTLDRCTDKSGRLCDISSADLSSIDAGSWFSDDYIDERLPTIQQLITLANEKELNLNIEIKSCSASAKLSHLLIDNLISALKELNPERELIISSFNHLVLSEFKRKSPETKVACLFESHTLWDDWNSIIEWCQADYIHPEEKGLTRDMVQKFKASGIKVNVWTVNDLARANELFNWGVDGICTDIAHKFPSKYKAKQ; encoded by the coding sequence ATGAAAACATTAATAGCTCATCGTGGAATGTCTTCTCTAGCTCCTGAAAATACCCTTTCAGCATTCTCATTATGTAAAGATCATGGTGTTCAATGGTTTGAATGTGATGTCGATATTCTACAAGATGGCACGGTGATCATATCTCATGACGATACATTAGATCGTTGTACAGATAAAAGTGGTCGCCTATGTGATATTAGCAGCGCTGATTTATCTTCTATTGATGCTGGCAGTTGGTTTAGTGATGATTATATTGATGAGCGTTTACCGACGATTCAGCAATTAATTACATTAGCGAACGAAAAAGAGCTGAATCTCAATATTGAAATTAAATCATGTTCAGCTAGCGCTAAGTTAAGTCACTTGTTGATTGATAATTTAATCTCTGCACTTAAAGAATTAAACCCAGAACGAGAATTGATTATCTCAAGTTTTAACCACCTTGTTTTATCTGAATTTAAGCGCAAAAGCCCAGAAACGAAAGTAGCATGTCTTTTTGAAAGCCATACATTGTGGGATGACTGGAATTCGATTATTGAGTGGTGCCAAGCTGACTATATTCACCCCGAAGAAAAAGGACTAACTCGCGATATGGTGCAAAAATTTAAAGCATCAGGCATTAAAGTAAATGTTTGGACGGTGAATGATTTGGCTCGTGCAAATGAACTTTTCAATTGGGGTGTAGATGGTATTTGTACTGATATAGCTCATAAGTTTCCTTCTAAATACAAAGCAAAACAATAA